The genomic DNA GGCCCCTCCGCAACACCGGTAAGGACGAAGAAGATGAGCGACACCACCACGCGCCAGGACCTGATCGGCATGCTGCCCGAAGAGGCGGAGGCCGCCCTGCGAGCACACTTCGCGTCGCGCGGGCAGCCCGCCTACCGCGCGGGGCAGGTCGTGCGCTGGATCTTCGAGCGCGAGGCCTTCGGCTTCGACGCCATGACCGACCTTCCCGCGGCCGAGCGCCTGGCCCTCGGCGGTGCCTTCACACTGTGCGCCCCCGCCGCCGCCAAGGTCTCCGTCTCCACCGACGGCACCGCGAAGCACCTGTGGCGCCTGGACGACGGCGAGCTGATCGAGTCCGTCCTCATCCCCACGTCCACCCGCCTGACGCTGTGCATCTCGTCGCAGGCGGGGTGCGCGATGGCGTGCGAGTTCTGCGCGACCGGCTGGTCCGGCTACCGCCGCCAGCTCACCGCGGGCGAGATCGTGGCGCAGTACCGCGGCGCCCGCCGCTGGGCGCGCGACAACGGCTACGCGGACATCAGCAACATCGTCTTCATGGGGATGGGCGAGCCGCTGATGAACCCCAAGGCGCTATTCCCCACCCTGGCGATCCTGAACCGCGGCTACGGAGTGGGCGCGCGCCGCATCACCGTCTCCACCGTGGGCGTGGTCCCCGGGATCGTTCGCCTGGCGGAAATGCCGGAGCAGTTCCGCCTGGCGGTCTCGCTCCACGCGCCCAACCACGAGCTGCGCCAGAAGCTGATCCCGCTGGAGAAGAAGTATCCGCTGCCCGAGCTGCTCGACGCGCTGCGCCGGTTCGACGAGGCGGGCGGCAAGCGCATCACCTTCGAGTACGTGATGATCGACGGCGTGACCGACGAGCCGCACCTGGCCGACGAGCTGGCCGGCGTGATCGGCGAGTTCAACGCCTTCGTGAACCTCATCCCGTTCAACCCGATCCCGGGCACGGACTGGCAGCCGTCTACCCGCGCGCGGCTCAACTACTTCGTGGAGCGCCTGGAGAAGCGCGGCATCTCGGCCTTCGTGCGCGAGTCGCGCGGCAGCGACATCGCCGCCGCCTGCGGCCAGCTCCGCGCCGAGGTCACCCAGGGCCGCAAGCCCGTGCAGATGGGGTCGCTGTAGGGCACGTAGCATCGGTTGAGGGAGATGACGAGGGCCGGCTTCCGCGAGTGGGGCCGGCCTTTTTTGCGGTTCCGAGAGGTTTCGCTGCGGGAAAGATGCCCCCTCCCCCGGCCCCTCCCCCGCAAGCGGGAGAGGGGAGAACTGCTTGCGGGAGATGGGTTTATCGTTCGGAAATCTGGCTGAGAACTGCCGGTAGATCATGCAGGACCTGCTCGTTCGTGAAGCGGATCACTTTGATCCCGCGTGCGGAGAGCACTTCACTCCGCGCCTCATCGCGCTCCGCTTGGCTGAGGTGTACCTCACCATCCACCTCGACGCACAGCTTCAGAGTTGGGCAGTAGAAGTCCAGAACGAAGCGGTCAACCGCGTGCTGCCGCCGAAAGTGCAAGCCGCCCAGTTGCTCCTTCCGCAACGCCGCCCACAGCTTCTTCTCCGCGGGCGTTGCCTCCCGCCGCATCATCCTCGCCGCCAGCTGCACCTCCCGGCTCCGAGCCCGCATTCGCTGCAAACCTTTCAGCCGCTGTGGAATACGCTCCCCTCTCCCGCTTGCGAGGCTGTGTGAAAACTCTCGTCGGGCGTCGATTCGGGGGATTTCCGGGGGTCATCTGACCTGCCTTGGTCCGAGATCGTGCGGCAGAAGCGATTTGTGCGCGTGCTAGTGGGTTAGCATCTCAAAGCCGCGGAGTTTTCACACAGCCTCTTGCGGGGGAGGGGCTGGGGGAGGGGGCGCCCTTTCAGCCGACTCCAACGCCTGGATCGCGCGCTCATCCGTTCCACATCTACCGAAGCAACTCTGTCGCTGGATGACCGCGCCCTACCACTCCCATTACGTACGATCCCAAACAGTTGCATCCAGCAGATGTGCATCAAGCAGATCGTCGTCGCCGCGCTCAGCCATCTCCGCGAACGCCTCCGCCCAGCCAGCACGCGGGTGACTCGCCCGATCACTGCCGGTCGTTCCACTCTCCGATGTGATCTCCGCCCCGGCGATCAATCCACTCTGCCGGCGGTCCTGGCCAGGAGCCTGCATTCGCCGCAAACCTTTCAGCCACCGTGGAATAGACTCCCCTCTCCCGCTTGCGGGGGAGGGGTTGGGGGAGGGGGCACCGCTTCCGCAACGACAATCTATCCATTACGCGGCACTTCACCAGCGGCTCGCATCGAGCCCGCACCGGCTCCATTCTTGCCAATCGCGCGCCTCGGCCGGCTCCCCGCCGGTGCGCACGCGGGTCCAACGCATCTCCACACCACCAGGCGAGGGCGGGCACGATGGCGGACAGGTACGTCTACTTCTTCGGCGCGGACCAGACCGAGGGCAGCGCG from Longimicrobiaceae bacterium includes the following:
- the rlmN gene encoding 23S rRNA (adenine(2503)-C(2))-methyltransferase RlmN encodes the protein MSDTTTRQDLIGMLPEEAEAALRAHFASRGQPAYRAGQVVRWIFEREAFGFDAMTDLPAAERLALGGAFTLCAPAAAKVSVSTDGTAKHLWRLDDGELIESVLIPTSTRLTLCISSQAGCAMACEFCATGWSGYRRQLTAGEIVAQYRGARRWARDNGYADISNIVFMGMGEPLMNPKALFPTLAILNRGYGVGARRITVSTVGVVPGIVRLAEMPEQFRLAVSLHAPNHELRQKLIPLEKKYPLPELLDALRRFDEAGGKRITFEYVMIDGVTDEPHLADELAGVIGEFNAFVNLIPFNPIPGTDWQPSTRARLNYFVERLEKRGISAFVRESRGSDIAAACGQLRAEVTQGRKPVQMGSL
- a CDS encoding endonuclease domain-containing protein, translated to MQLAARMMRREATPAEKKLWAALRKEQLGGLHFRRQHAVDRFVLDFYCPTLKLCVEVDGEVHLSQAERDEARSEVLSARGIKVIRFTNEQVLHDLPAVLSQISER